From Phalacrocorax carbo chromosome 8, bPhaCar2.1, whole genome shotgun sequence, a single genomic window includes:
- the IRF1 gene encoding interferon regulatory factor 1: MPVSRMRMRPWLEMQINSNQIPGLIWINKDKMMFQIPWKHAAKHGWDMEKDACLFRSWAIHTGRYKVGEKDPDPKTWKANFRCAMNSLPDIEEVKDKSINKGSSAVRVYRMLPPLTKDQKKERKSKSSREARNRSKRKSYEDVRTEESAERLTNTPLPDDHSGYTVHDYAGQEVEVESTSITLDLSSCEVSGSLTDWKPPMEITMADSTNDLYQLQVSPLASSSEVTDEDEEEMNSDIFKLLEPTQDWHTTSVGGKGFLTNEPGTQTMCSAYSYKEQDGEIDTTSGDLEFRFFDQKSSLDFSWLETVRPTMQVIPCGL, encoded by the exons ATGCCAGTGTCAAGAATGCGCATGAGGCCCTGGCTGGAAATGCAGATTAATTCCAATCAAATCCCAGGACTGATATGGATTAACAAG GATAAGATGATGTTTCAAATCCCCTGGAAACACGCAGCTAAGCATGGCTGGGACATGGAGAAAGACGCCTGCCTTTTCCGGAGCTGGGCCATTCATACAG GAAGATACAAAGTGGGTGAGAAGGACCCTGACCCGAAAACCTGGAAGGCGAACTTCCGCTGCGCCATGAATTCCCTGCCTGACATCGAAGAAGTGAAGGATAAAAGCATCAACAAAGGCTCCAGTGCTGTCAGGGTTTACAGGATGCTGCCACCCTTGACAAAGGATCAGAAGAAAG AAAGGAAGTCAAAGTCTTCAAGAGAAGCAAGAAACAGGAGCAAGAGAAAG TCATATGAAGATGTGAGGACGGAGGAGTCAGCAGAAAGACTAACCAACACTCCGCTGCCAGATGACCACAGTGGCTACACCGTTCACGACTATGCGGGGCAGGAAGTGGAGGTTGAGAGCACGTCCATCACCTTAG ACCTCTCCTCGTGCGAGGTGAGCGGCTCCCTGACTGACTGGAAGCCACCGATGGAAATCACCATGGCCGACAGCACCAACGACCTCTACCAGCTCCAGGTGTCTCCGCTGGCTTCGTCCTCGGAAG TCACAGACGAAGATGAAGAGGAAATGAATTCAGACATTTTTAAG CTGCTTGAACCGACCCAAGACTGGCACACCACCAGCGTTGGGGGGAAAGGCTTTCTCACCAACGAGCCGGGCACGCAGACCATGTGCAGCGCTTACAGCTACAAGGAGCAGGACGGGGAGATCGACACGACTTCAG GAGACCTGGAGTTCAGGTTCTTCGACCAGAAAAGCAGCCTAGACTTCTCCTGGCTGGAGACAGTGAGACCTACCATGCAAGTCATTCCCTGTGGCTTGTAA